One Prunus dulcis chromosome 7, ALMONDv2, whole genome shotgun sequence DNA segment encodes these proteins:
- the LOC117634130 gene encoding protein STRICTOSIDINE SYNTHASE-LIKE 5-like: MSNSTDSPSQTQPSYHTHPKPSSSSSSSWPSAFLIFSVLGPLAIALLIYQLDSLDPAPLPLHELTKRVAAAPTRNAHMLKGSEFLGAGALVAPEDVAYDSKSGLIYTGCADGWVKRVTLNEYAADSVVENWVFTGGRPLGLAHGHKNEVFVADTEKGLLKISEDGTVELLTDEAEGVKFKLTDSVDVAQNGMLYFTDASHKYSLKDFISDILGGRPHGRLMSYNPTTKETKVLVHNLYFANGVAVSPDQNFVVFCETIMIRCRKYYLQGSKKGSVENFIDHLPGMPDNIRYDGEGQYWIALATEVTPYWDLALRYPFIRKVLAIVKRYAAGRPHMVKNAGVLAVNLNGEPTAHYSDPELFLISSGIKIGNYLYCGSIVNPYIIRLDVHQHPAHPTT, encoded by the exons ATGTCCAACTCAACCGACTCACCTTCCCAAACCCAACCCTCTTATCACACTCATCCCAAACCGTCGTCGTCGTCTTCATCATCATGGCCCTCAGCTTTTCTCATCTTCTCAGTTCTGGGTCCACTGGCAATAGCTCTGCTCATCTACCAACTCGATTCGCTCGACCCAGCTCCTCTCCCCCTCCACGAGTTGACTAAGCGAGTCGCTGCTGCTCCAACGCGTAATGCCCACATGCTCAAAGGGTCGGAGTTTTTGGGTGCTGGGGCTTTGGTGGCGCCCGAAGACGTGGCTTATGACTCAAAGTCGGGGCTGATTTACACGGGTTGTGCTGACGGGTGGGTCAAGCGAGTCACGCTGAACGAGTACGCTGCTGACTCGGTGGTGGAGAACTGGGTTTTCACCGGTGGGAGGCCACTTGGACTCGCTCACGGCCATAAGAACGAGGTCTTCGTGGCTGACACAGAAAAG GGGCTATTGAAGATAAGTGAGGACGGGACGGTAGAACTGTTGACAGATGAGGCCGAGGGTGTAAAATTCAAGCTAACGGACTCCGTAGATGTAGCACAAAATGGCATGCTTTACTTCACAGATGCTTCACACAAATACAGCTTAAAAGACTTCATCTCGGATATTTTAGGGGGCAGACCCCATGGCAGATTGATGAGCTACAACCCAACAACCAAAGAGACCAAAGTTCTGGTCCACAACCTCTACTTTGCCAACGGAGTAGCAGTCTCTCCAGATCAAAACTTCGTTGTCTTCTGTGAAACTATCAT GATAAGGTGTAGAAAATACTATCTACAAGGCAGTAAAAAAGGGAGTGTAGAAAATTTTATTGACCATTTGCCAGGCATGCCTGATAATATCAGATATGATGGGGAAGGCCAGTACTGGATTGCTTTGGCTACG GAGGTTACACCATACTGGGATCTAGCACTTAGATATCCTTTTATTCGAAAGGTTCTGGCAATCGTGAAGCGGTATGCAGCAGGCAGACCGCATATGGTGAAGAATGCTGGTGTGTTGGCTGTGAATTTGAATGGGGAACCTACTGCTCACTATTCTGATCCTGAGTTGTTTCTCATTTCAAGTGGGATCAAGATTGGAAATTACCTCTACTGCGGTTCGATTGTTAATCCCTACATTATCCGCCTTGATGTCCATCAACATCCTGCACATCCCACTACATGA
- the LOC117633485 gene encoding probable acyl-activating enzyme 2: protein MNHLVKNSFTRLASVISPYHFRPGVAHYYRFCSHFSGNNFEPESWKSMEGLVRCPANHVPLSPIVFLERAAKAYTDRTSLVYGCLKYTWAQTHERCLKLASALTQLGISPGDVVATLAPNVPAMYELHFAVPMAGGVLCTLNARLDSAMISVLLSHSEAKIVFVDYQLLEIAQGALDLLTQKTDSKPPILVLIADSDGSSSTSPTICTSHTYEYESLLETGNCGFEIRRPRSEWDPISVNYTSGTTSRPKGVVYSHRGAYLNALSTVLLHGIGSMPVYLWTVPMFHCNGWCLTWGVAAQGGTNICLRKVNPKYIFDNIVQYNVTHMGGAPTVLNMIVNSLVSDQRPLPRKVEIMTGGSPPPPQILFKMEELGFGVNHLYGLTETYGPGTYCSWKPEWDSLPSNERSKLKARQGVQHLGLEEVDIKDPLTMESVTPDGKTMGEIMFRGNTVMSGYLKDLKATKEAFRGGWFRSGDLAVKHPDNYIEVKDRLKDIIISGGENISTVEVETVLFSHPAVLEAAVVARPDNHWGQTPCAFVKLKEGFDHLKAQDLIEFCRDNLPHYMAPRTVIFDDIPKTATGKIQKFILREKAKALGSLS from the exons ATGAACCACTTGGTCAAGAACTCGTTCACTCGCTTGGCTTCTGTCATCAGTCCTTATCATTTTCGTCCTGGTGTTGCTCATTATTATCGTTTCTGCTCTCACTTCTCTGGGAATAATTTTGAGCCAGAGTCATGGAAATCTATGGAGGGCCTTGTTCGGTGCCCAGCCAACCATGTTCCTTTATCTCCAATAGTGTTCTTGGAGCGAGCTGCAAAGGCCTACACAGACAGGACCTCACTGGTCTATGGATGTCTGAAATATACCTGGGCTCAAACTCATGAACGCTGTCTGAAACTAGCTTCTGCTTTAACCCAGTTGGGAATTTCCCCTGGTGATGTG GTTGCAACCTTGGCTCCTAATGTCCCAGCCATGTATGAGCTGCATTTTGCAGTTCCAATGGCAGGGGGAGTTCTTTGTACACTAAATGCACGCCTTGATTCAGCTATGATATCTGTCCTGCTGAGTCATTCCGAGGCGAAAATCGTCTTTGTAGACTACCAGTTACTTGAAATTGCCCAAGGAGCACTTGATCTTCTCACCCAAAAAACAGATTCAAAACCACCTATTCTTGTTTTAATTGCTGACTCTGATGGGTCGTCTAGCACATCTCCCACCATATGCACTTCACACACCTATGAATATGAAAGTCTTCTGGAAACTGGAAATTGTGGATTTGAGATAAGAAGGCCAAGGAGTGAATGGGATCCTATCAGTGTAAATTATACCTCCGGCACAACATCCAGGCCGAAAGGGGTTGTTTATAGTCACCGGGGCGCTTATCTTAACGCATTGTCTACGGTTCTGCTTCATGGAATAGGCTCAATGCCTGTTTATCTATGGACTGTGCCTATGTTTCACTGCAATGGGTGGTGCCTCACTTGGGGGGTGGCTGCTCAGGGTGGCACTAACATATGCCTCAGAAAAGTCAATCCAAAATACATATTTGACAACATAGTTCAATACAATGTCACACACATGGGAGGGGCACCAACTGTCTTGAACATGATTGTTAATTCACTGGTCAGTGACCAGAGGCCACTTCCTCGCAAGGTGGAAATAATGACGGGTGGTTCACCACCCCCACCACAAATCCTTTTCAAGATGGAAGAACTGGGGTTTGGAGTAAATCACTTGTATGGTCTAACAGAAACTTATGGTCCAGGGACTTATTGCTCATGGAAACCAGAGTGGGATTCTCTGCCTTCCAACGAAAGATCAAAGCTTAAAGCTCGACAAGGGGTGCAGCATCTTGGTTTAGAAGAGGTTGACATAAAAGATCCTCTCACTATGGAAAGTGTAACACCTGATGGTAAAACAATGGGTGAGATTATGTTCAGGGGAAACACTGTCATGAGTGGTTATCTTAAAGACTTGAAAGCAACAAAGGAAGCTTTTAGAGGTGGATGGTTTCGAAGTGGGGATTTAGCTGTGAAACATCCCGATAACTACATCGAAGTGAAGGACCGCTTGAAAGATATAATCATATCTGGGGGAGAGAACATAAGTACAGTTGAGGTGGAAACAGTTTTGTTTAGCCATCCAGCAGTTCTTGAGGCTGCAGTTGTTGCACGCCCAGATAACCATTGGGGGCAGACTCCTTGTGCATTTGTGAAATTGAAGGAGGGATTTGATCATCTCAAAGCTCAAGACCTAATCGAATTCTGCCGGGATAACTTGCCTCATTATATGGCTCCCCGGACAGTAATTTTCGATGATATACCAAAAACTGCAACTGGTAAGATACAGAAATTTATTCTCAGAGAAAAAGCAAAGGCCTTGGGGAGCCTCTCTTGA
- the LOC117634550 gene encoding isocitrate dehydrogenase [NAD] regulatory subunit 1, mitochondrial-like isoform X2 has protein sequence MARRSVPILRHLLTKPTTPTLAPANPTRSVTYMPRPGDGTPRAVTLIPGDGIGPLVTNAVEQVMDAMHAPVYFETFEVHGDMPKVPDEVIESIKKNKVCLKGGLATPMGGGVSSLNLQLRKELDLYASLVNCVNLPGLVTKHENVDIVVIRENTEGEYSGLEHEVVPGVVESLKFCSERIAKYAFEYAYLNNRKKVTAVHKANIMKLGDGLFLESCREVATKYPGIDYKEIIVDNCCMQLVSKPEQFDVMVTPNLYGNLVANTAAGIAGGTGVMPGGNVGADHAIFEQGASAGNVGNQKILDKKKANPVALLLSSAMMLRHLQFPSFADRLETAVARVILEGKCRTKDLGGQSTTQEVVDGVIAALE, from the exons ATGGCCCGAAGATCCGTACCCATCCTCCGCCACCTTCTCACCAAACCAACCACCCCGACCCTCGCCCCCGCCAACCCGACACGATCCGTCACCTACATGCCCCGACCCGGCGACGGCACCCCCCGGGCCGTAACCCTAATCCCCGGCGACGGCATTGGCCCCCTGGTGACCAACGCCGTAGAGCAGGTCATGGACGCGATGCACGCGCCGGTATACTTCGAGACCTTCGAGGTCCACGGCGACATGCCGAAGGTTCCAGACGAGGTGATCGAGTCGATCAAGAAGAACAAGGTGTGCTTGAAGGGAGGGCTCGCGACGCCCATGGGCGGCGGCGTGAGCTCGCTCAATTTGCAGCTGAGGAAAGAGCTCGATCTCTACGCTTCGCTCGTCAACTGCGTCAATCTGCCGGGCCTCGTCACCAAGCATGAGAACGTCGACATTGTTGTGATTAGGGAGAATACGGAGGGCGAGTACTCGGGGCTCGAGCATGAGGTTGTTCCTGGCGTCGTTGAAAGCCTTAAG TTCTGTTCAGAGCGCATTGCTAAATATGCTTTTGAGTACGCTTACCTAAACAACAGAAAGAAGGTGACTGCTGTGCACAAAGCAAACATTATGAAGCTTGGAGATGGCCTGTTCTTAGAGTCTTGTCGTGAGGTGGCCACAAAGTATCCTGGGATTGACTACAAGGAAATAATTGTGGACAACTGTTGCATGCAACTTGTTTCGAAGCCTGAGCAATTTGATGTCATG GTTACACCAAATCTTTATGGTAATCTAGTTGCAAATACAGCAGCTGGTATTGCTGGAGGCACTGGTGTCATGCCTGGAG GAAATGTTGGGGCTGATCATGCTATTTTCGAGCAAGGCGCTTCTGCAGGGAACGTGGGAAATCAGAAAATATTGgataaaaagaaagcaaaccCAGTGGCCCTGCTTCTCTCATCCGCCATGATGTTGAGACATCTGCAGTTTCCTTCCTTTGCTGATCGACTAGAAACTGCCGTGGCGCGAGTAATATTAGAGGGTAAATGCAGGACAAAAGACCTCGGAGGACAAAGCACTACCCAAGAGGTTGTTGATGGAGTCATTGCTGCCCTAGAATGA
- the LOC117634550 gene encoding isocitrate dehydrogenase [NAD] regulatory subunit 1, mitochondrial-like isoform X1, giving the protein MARRSVPILRHLLTKPTTPTLAPANPTRSVTYMPRPGDGTPRAVTLIPGDGIGPLVTNAVEQVMDAMHAPVYFETFEVHGDMPKVPDEVIESIKKNKVCLKGGLATPMGGGVSSLNLQLRKELDLYASLVNCVNLPGLVTKHENVDIVVIRENTEGEYSGLEHEVVPGVVESLKVITKFCSERIAKYAFEYAYLNNRKKVTAVHKANIMKLGDGLFLESCREVATKYPGIDYKEIIVDNCCMQLVSKPEQFDVMVTPNLYGNLVANTAAGIAGGTGVMPGGNVGADHAIFEQGASAGNVGNQKILDKKKANPVALLLSSAMMLRHLQFPSFADRLETAVARVILEGKCRTKDLGGQSTTQEVVDGVIAALE; this is encoded by the exons ATGGCCCGAAGATCCGTACCCATCCTCCGCCACCTTCTCACCAAACCAACCACCCCGACCCTCGCCCCCGCCAACCCGACACGATCCGTCACCTACATGCCCCGACCCGGCGACGGCACCCCCCGGGCCGTAACCCTAATCCCCGGCGACGGCATTGGCCCCCTGGTGACCAACGCCGTAGAGCAGGTCATGGACGCGATGCACGCGCCGGTATACTTCGAGACCTTCGAGGTCCACGGCGACATGCCGAAGGTTCCAGACGAGGTGATCGAGTCGATCAAGAAGAACAAGGTGTGCTTGAAGGGAGGGCTCGCGACGCCCATGGGCGGCGGCGTGAGCTCGCTCAATTTGCAGCTGAGGAAAGAGCTCGATCTCTACGCTTCGCTCGTCAACTGCGTCAATCTGCCGGGCCTCGTCACCAAGCATGAGAACGTCGACATTGTTGTGATTAGGGAGAATACGGAGGGCGAGTACTCGGGGCTCGAGCATGAGGTTGTTCCTGGCGTCGTTGAAAGCCTTAAG GTGATCACAAAGTTCTGTTCAGAGCGCATTGCTAAATATGCTTTTGAGTACGCTTACCTAAACAACAGAAAGAAGGTGACTGCTGTGCACAAAGCAAACATTATGAAGCTTGGAGATGGCCTGTTCTTAGAGTCTTGTCGTGAGGTGGCCACAAAGTATCCTGGGATTGACTACAAGGAAATAATTGTGGACAACTGTTGCATGCAACTTGTTTCGAAGCCTGAGCAATTTGATGTCATG GTTACACCAAATCTTTATGGTAATCTAGTTGCAAATACAGCAGCTGGTATTGCTGGAGGCACTGGTGTCATGCCTGGAG GAAATGTTGGGGCTGATCATGCTATTTTCGAGCAAGGCGCTTCTGCAGGGAACGTGGGAAATCAGAAAATATTGgataaaaagaaagcaaaccCAGTGGCCCTGCTTCTCTCATCCGCCATGATGTTGAGACATCTGCAGTTTCCTTCCTTTGCTGATCGACTAGAAACTGCCGTGGCGCGAGTAATATTAGAGGGTAAATGCAGGACAAAAGACCTCGGAGGACAAAGCACTACCCAAGAGGTTGTTGATGGAGTCATTGCTGCCCTAGAATGA
- the LOC117635956 gene encoding serine acetyltransferase 2-like — MACVSDESWVALPKMLSERLALRQEDRHDDEQPSFFGSESTAYRLEKVFPVYALGIPKPDSDPVNPASVSGDPIWDAVREEAKLEAEKEPILSSFLYASILAHDCLEQALGFVLANRLQNPTLLATQLMDIFYDVMMHDRDIQRSVRLDVQAFKDRDPACLSYCSALLYLKGYHSLQVHRVAHSLWSQGRKVLALALQSRISEVFGVDIHPAAKIGEGILLDHGTGVVIGETAVVGNRVSLMHGVTLGGTGKEIGDRHPKVGDGALIGASATILGNIKIGQGAMIAAGSLVLKNVPPRSMVAGIPAKVIGYVDEKDPSLTMKHDASKEFFEHVAVQCRDTRSAGGHSSERAHRST; from the exons ATGGCCTGCGTCAGTGATGAGAGCTGGGTCGCGCTTCCCAAAATGCTCTCGGAACGCTTGGCTCTGAGACAAGAAGACCGCCACGACGACGAGCAGCCCAGCTTTTTCGGGTCCGAGTCCACCGCGTACCGGTTAGAGAAGGTTTTTCCGGTGTACGCATTGGGGATTCCGAAACCCGATTCCGACCCGGTTAACCCGGCTTCGGTTTCGGGCGACCCGATATGGGATGCCGTCAGGGAAGAGGCCAAGTTGGAG GCAGAAAAGGAGCCAATTTTGAGTAGCTTCTTGTACGCGAGCATCTTGGCGCATGATTGTTTAGAGCAGGCGTTGGGCTTTGTTCTTGCCAATAGACTGCAAAACCCGACTCTTTTGGCAACCCAGCTGATGGATATATTTTATGATGTGATGATGCATGATAGAGATATTCAACGTTCTGTTCGCTTAGACGTGCAG GCATTTAAAGACCGTGATCCAGCTTGCTTGTCTTATTGTTCTGCCCTATTGTATCTCAAG GGTTACCATTCTTTGCAAGTGCATCGAGTAGCTCATTCGTTGTGGAGTCAAGGACGCAAGGTTTTGGCCTTGGCATTACAAAGCCGAATTAGTGag GTCTTTGGAGTGGACATTCACCCAG CTGCAAAAATTGGAGAGGGAATACTGCTGGATCACGGTACAGGTGTGGTTATTGGTGAAACTGCTGTTGTAGGAAACAGAGTTTCATTGATGCAT GGTGTAACTTTGGGGGGAACTGGGAAGGAAATTGGTGATCGTCACCCAAAAGTAGGTGATGGTGCACTAATTGGAGCCAGTGCAACAATACTCGGGAATATAAAAATAGGTCAAGGAGCAATGATAGCTGCTGGTTCCCTTGTGTTGAAAAATGTCCCTCCACGCAG CATGGTGGCAGGAATACCAGCAAAGGTGATTGGATATGTAGATGAAAAAGATCCTTCGTTAACAATGAAGCATG